The sequence below is a genomic window from Dioscorea cayenensis subsp. rotundata cultivar TDr96_F1 chromosome 6, TDr96_F1_v2_PseudoChromosome.rev07_lg8_w22 25.fasta, whole genome shotgun sequence.
CAGTATTTAGGTCTCAAATCTTAATAGGAAAAAGACGTCTCATGATCTCACTGATGTGCGTAAAGACTCACTGTTGGTAGGTCAGCTGCATTCATTATTTCTTTTGGATTATAGGAATTAGAATGGAGTGATGGAGTATGCCTTTGTTACTATTTAGTAATTTAGAAACGTTTATACTCATTGACTATGAATATCTCCAGTGAGTATCTGAGCAGTTCCAGTCCACGTTAGgctttctttgttttatattgAACACCagatcattatttaaaaaaataaattatttgcgGTTCCTGCAATCTTTGGAGACTGATGCTCTCTGATTTCAAACAAGAGTTCTTCTGTAGTGGTTTAGAGCTGGGAACGTTTTGAGCCATGGAGTCATTTGTCAGACATGGGATCCCATAGCTGTAACCCACTTCTCCATGTCAGGGGAGGGGGACCCCTACTCTTAATTTGTATTACCTTTTCTTTCCTCAGCAATTCTTGTCTTCATTTCCATGATGCTCTTtcaatcaatttttattattccaGTCACTTTTCAACCTAATAAAGCCATTCAACCCGTTAAAGCATCAATTTCAGTCAATCAAGTTACCAAACCAGTACATTCATTGCGAAGGTTCAGGAATTCCCCCGCTTGGTAATTTTCCTCGAAATATTTCTTACCACATTTAATCagtgtcatttttttttaactatataaataattgaatCCCATTGGATGTTTCTGTGATTCTAATGGGGTGTGTGTCTGGTTTGCTAAGGGGCAGCGAAGGGCAGCAGCTGAGGACAAAAGGTGGTGCCCAAAGGACAGTTTGTTCTTTTGCAGGGACAGCAGGTGTCACTGTCTTcgttttttgcctttttttcctttttttcctttttttttgtgtgctCTTTGGTTCTTGCTCCTCGCTCCTCTTCCTCAACCCAATGACCAAGGATCATCTCCCTCTAATcctgttttctttctttttacttaattttgtcattctttatttctttttttccatttcacTGTGAATTGCAGGAGTTTCTTCTAAGGGTGCTTCttggttggttggttggttggtGTTCTGGTTGttgtggtttattttttatttttttttaaaaaaacctatctTTCTTATTTGGAGGAGTTAGTGGTGGTGAAGTCATGCCTTTTAGTGGTGATCATAGATCTTCTGCTCAAATATTGAAGAGATCTGCATTAGTAAGTGTCTTGGATGGCTCtgctctcttcttcctcttttgctttttcatgttccgttttaaatattataatgttttaattttcttgtgaaTATGCTCCTGTCTTTTAAGGATCTATGGTAGTGGAGACATTGTTTATGCCTTTATGGTAGAAAGTACTGGCTCTCTTCTTTTAATATTGGGGTTTCCTTTGATGTTCTTAGTATGTGTTTCTTACAGTGCTTTTGAGCAGGTATTTTTAATCAGAGTTGTCTTCTCTTTCCTGCACTACCAACTAAGGATCTGgctggttttgttttgttttggattttgcatttatgattaattaaaGCAATTATGTGGAGATGAACTGCATGCCCAGTTGTTTGAGAGGCTTATATTAGATGCTGTTGTGTATGTATATGCCTGGGAATTTAATCACTAATTGATTCTAATAAATGTTGTTGAAGTCTTCTGCAAGCATTAACCACCCAAGTCCTGTTTCCCTTCAGTGCTCAGGATTACTATTGGTTGTTATACTGCTTGCGATGACCCAATGGGTTGCCGCTGAGAACTCCCGCTGCAAGCAGATGAAACCAAGTGCAGATAGACCACATAGTGTCTCTATAACTGATTTTGGCGCCGTTGGTGATGGTGTCACCCTCAACACTAAGGCCTTCCAGAATGCTTTATTTTATCTGCATTCATTTGCTGACAAGGGCGGTGCTCAGCTCTTTGTGCCTTCCGGAAGGTGGTTGACTGGAAGTTTTAGTCTCATCAGCCATCTCACTTTGTCCCTGGACAAGGATGCTGTGATAATTGGATCAACGGTAAGGCCTGGTCTGTATATGTTTTGCTTTGCTTGCTTGAAGAGTAAATTCTGTAACTTCATTGCTACCTGTTCACTCTACTCTATTTTAGTGGAATCAAGGACCTTAGAATTTTAATGAATAGTAAGTTACCTCAATTCATGCAACAAATCTTCGTTTGCCCCTTAAAGGGGCATGAGTTATGCCTAGTAGTAGTGCCTTCTTCTGCTTTGACTGGACAACTGATGGTGGTTCATCAGTTGCTGAAATGTTTATCCATCATAGTGGTTGCACATTATGATTTTCTTACAGCACATGTGGCATCACCCAATGATGATGGAGGTGCCTTGTTTGCTTTTGTTCCTTctgttttttttcctgttttctgGTTCAAGTGCATGCAACATTATCCATTTGTGAAATAAAGTGCCATTACCTTGACATCTCTAATGTGTCTTAATGGGTGTTGGGGGTGATGTCCTTTTCTTGTTACTTGATATTGTCATCCctgttcttttgttttcaatccCATGATTTGCTTTCAGGATTCATCTGAATGGCCAATAATTGATCCATTGCCCTCATATGGGAGAGGCAGGGAACTTCCTGGTGGAAGACACCAAAGTCTTATTTATGGAAACAATCTGACAGATGTCATAATAACAGGTTAACAAAATCTTTGTTGAAGAACTCAAATTCTTTGATAGCTCTCTTCAAGTGTCTCTTGTGACAATTTCAATCATGTTGATTTTGGGTGTTCATCTGTGTTAATTTCAGGTGGCAATGGGACCATTGATGGCCAAGGTGGTGTTTGGTGGGATTGGTTTAAGAACAAGACTTTGAACTACACGCGCCCTCATTTGGTTGAGTTCATGTATTCAACTGAGGTGGTCATTTCGAACATAACATTTGTAAACTCACCATTTTGGGCTATCCACCCGGTATATTGCAGGTTCGTTGCTTGTGGGCTGTGGCTGCCTTTCCCTTGTTTCGTTTATAATTTGATGCACGAGTGTAGTTTTATGTTCTAGGGAGACTTGAGAATGTTTTTGCTCGATGAACAGCCAAGTTCTCGTCCAGGACGTGACGATTCTTGCACCCCTTGATTCACCAAACACAGATGGGATTGATCCAGGTGCGGTAAACATTTACGGAAAAAAAGAGCATGCTTGACTTGACTATCTTAGACATAACAGCTACTTGGTATGAGAAacagttcatttttttttttggatagaTTGATTTGTTGAAGAAAGTCATCAGATGGATTCTTCTTCAAGTACTCATTACAGAAATCTACATGCTATTCATGTTTGATATAGCTAGCTCGATTGATTTGTTTGTCTGATGTGcttgtttttcaatttattaaaaatgcacTCAGATTCATCAAGCAATGTCTGCATTGAAGACTGTTACATCAGCACCGGCGATGATCTCATCGTCATCAAAAGTGGGTGGGATGAGTATGGCATTTCCTTTGCTCATCCTAGCTCCAACATCAGCATCCACCGTGTCGTGGGAGAAACAGGGTCAGGTGCTGGCATTGCCTTCGGAAGTGAGATGTCTGGTGGCATATCTGAAGTCAAAGCAGAAGGCATCCATCTTTTCAACTCAAAACATGGTATCAGAATTAAAACATCTCCCGGCCGTGGAGGGTATGTCCGAAACATTTTTATCTCTGATGTTACAATGAAAGACGTGGACATAGCCATCAGGATCTCAGGGAACTATGGTGAGCACCCAGGTGAGACATATGACCCAAAAGTTCTACCGATCATAAATGGAATCACCATCCAAGACGTCTCCGGAGTAAACATCAGCAAGGCAGGACTTCTGGAGGGGATTCGAGGGGACAATTTCAGTGACATTTGCCTGACCAATGTGGTGCTGAATGTAACATCTCATCATCCATGGAAGTGTTCTTTCATTGAAGGCTATGCAAACTTGGTCTCACCGGAGTCTTGTGAACCACTGGAAAAAACAGTACCTGATCAATCTTCCGTTTGTTATGCACCTGATCATCTACAACCGCAACTCTCCAACGGAAATCGCTTGATGAACCCGTTTCTGAGGCTCTCTTCATTGTAACACTTACGATGTATGCTTTGGTTCatgctattatttatatatatatatatatattccctttTTCTCTTTATCTATATATCAATGTTCTCTGTATTTGGGGGAGTTGAGAATGATTATTTGGTAACATAATAAGCTGGCTGGCTATTTATCTTTATGAAGCCTTGCATggctattttttctttatttgctaACACAATAAGTtggctaatatatatatatatatattatatgcagGAAATGCAAGACAATTGTCAAAATGAAGATACGCTTTTTGTTATTATGGTAAACATCCTGCaagaaaaagttatttttttattttcataaaatgtgATAAGCGCATACGGAGGACGGAAGTAATCACCAATAAATTGTTGGTGAGAAAGAAGTATTTCATCTCATCCCTTTATATTCAAAAGTAGCCAAagacataaaatattaatattgatattcAGATTAGATTAAGGATTTCAAAATCCAAATCACTGAGATATGCATAGCCGAAGGTCAACTGATTGAATAAACTTCAACAATcgcatgatgatgatgaattaattatgatatatcCTCTTTGACACTCCTCTATTAACAAATCAGTGACGAGACAATGAGAAGAAATAGCAAAGCAACAACTGGTAGagtttctctttctcttgatCATGCCtctcctttattattattttttaaataaaaaaaggtttataCGGATTAATCTCATCGTACAACTAACTTTAAATCGGATAGGAAAATCTAACTATAAAAGATTGTGTTGTATAAAGTATattcatgtatttaaaaaataaaattaacttttaatcCCTTCAATTAAAACCTTTCTTAAACTTTTCTCTAATTATTCCAATAATTTActattatgtaaataaaaaaaaaatggcaagcaATCACACAATCAATACCGGGCCTTCGAATTTGGGTCGGATCTGAAGGCCCAAAAcaacttaaattaaaattaaattgaataaatttggagtttttagaaaaaaataaagagtaagAACAGGGACTAATCGAGAATTTTAAGGCTAAGCGAACCCAATACTATATTCGTGACCCTCCTTCTCGGTCGCCAGCGCCACCGCCATCGCCATCTCCATCAGAGAAGAACTTCTCGACCAACAATGGCGTCTGCCGACGATCTAGGGCACGGCGCCTTCTTCGATTCCTGCGCCGACGATGACTCTGACTCCGATGATGAATCCTTTGGGCCGCCTCCTCCCCCGCCTTCCCTTGTCGCCGCACCCACAAACCCTAACCCTGATGGTGATCTCCCGACCTTATCATCTGACCACCAGCAGGGCCCTCTTTCGGATATCGATGCGTTCCCTTCCAACGCTCTGGTCGCATCGAGCTTCGACGATTCCCGCCGGTTGTTCCAGCGTCTCTTCTccgatgaagatgagatcacgATCCTCAAGGGTTTCCGGGAGTTCGTCTCGCAGCGGGGAACGACGCACGCTTCCTATCAATACGATACGGGTCCGTTCTATGACCAGATCAAGGAGAAGCTGAATCTGGAATTCTCGAAGAACCAGCTCGTTGAGAAGCTCCGGAGGCTCAAGAAGAAGTACCGCACCGCCGTGGCTCGGATCGCCGCCGGCCGTTCCTCCTCTTTCAAGAGCCCCCACGACCGTGAAGCCTTTGAGATCTCTAGCCAAATTTGGAGCCCCACCTTCAAGCGCCCTCGTGACCAGCGCGCTGAGGCCGAGACCAACAAGGTCAGAATCATtgattccaaaacccttaaagcCAATCCCATCTACGCCACTGCCGATGTCGATCATCACCGGGAGCAGAAGCCAATCAAGTCCAGAGGAAGACCCAGAGACCAATCAGAGCCGGTGGAGGTCGCCGTCGTCGAGGGTTTGCCGACGCCATCCATGGGGAATTACAACCATGGGATGGGGGAGACTGTGAGGAGTTGTGTTACACCGTTGTTCAAAGAGTTGCTCAATTGTGTAATTTTAGGGCCATCGATGGCCGGAGGTTTAATCGGGGGATCACCGGCGTTAAGCCCCTGCACTCCGACGAGTTCATTGGGTGGGATGGATGACAAATGGAGAAAACAGCAGATCATGGAGCTGGAGGTGTACGCAAAAGAGGATGGATCTTGTGAAGGAACTGATTGAGATGAAGTTAGCGGAGCTCAAGTCCAAAGGAGGTAATTGCTGAGTATCATCTCATTCTCATCTATGAACAAGCGAGATAGAGATTGctgaaaaaaaataggatcttttttttttctttgtttcattgatAGGCTTTATTATTGATCATCACATAGTTTGGATGGCGatctttttatatgttttctttcttctttgtgtAAATACTTGCATtttatactatggtttttagGTTGGGAAATTTCTGGAAATCTCTTTCCTTTGCTTTGCTTTTGATGTGATTTCTTGGAATGCTTTACTTCAGTTTAGCTTGAAGGAAATTAGTGAGAGAATTTATCAAAGTaggatgcttttttttttcttcttaaactCTCCTCTCTGGAATTTTCCTTCAATTTGAAATAATTCAAAGACATAGAATTTGAAGATTATTGTCTGTGTCTTTTCTGGAATTCTGATTGGATTTGTTGgttgcataataataataataataataataataataataatgttatatCTTTTGGCAAAGCTAAGGATAGTAgggtgttgtttgttttgttgttctcttttaaatatgtgttttcatttattgtCAATGGTCTTATAGATTagttttttaatgatttatttttaggaagtcatatttgaaaaaatataaatttttattgagatttggaataaattattttagagagaataaatgatatttattttttaaatattaaagtagaaaaattttctaaaaataaattatattataaaaaataactatattgaaagaattaaatatgatattctaCCTAACATCAATAGTAGATTACATGTTCGTTGGAATTGCCGACTTGTGATGGTTCATGTGTATGtgtggattttaaaaaattgataagctGTTGAGATACGTGGAGTGGGGGCCCACCCATAACTGTTGACTTTTTCATTGTATGAACGATCATGTCTTGTCATAGTCTAGTCATGGTCTACTATACCTAGTGATGGGATGCATGCTTTTTTATGACTTTGGCTGaagaaatatgaatttattattcCACCGGGATAAATTTTGTCAGACATTAGTGCAGATACCTTCATGCTGGTTCTGTTTTAGCTGGGTTTCAACTGTGCTTGTGTTCTGTGGTTCTGTTGTTATCGCTAGTTCTGTActataaatatcattattatgaGATTCTTcataattcttatttttgtgttgtctcatttaaatgctttttttatcactttaacATATGTTAACTAATATCCACGTTTTAAcacaatgcatatatatatatatatgtgtatgtgagaaaaaaaaattctacagATCTTCACAGACGTGTGCAGGAAtgtgttgtttgttttaatattttgtactGTAAGTATTAGTAGAAATGAgtttgattatgatttattaaattattgtgTTAAAAATGATTGAACAATTTAACTCAAAATACTGGGTTGAAAGCGTGAAATGGCTCCCCCTCTTGctctttatatattatatatatacatacatacaccgAGCTGATATGGGGCCTTACATTGTTTATGCTTTAcagtgattttttatttttttactcacAAATCACATATTGTAAGCTTGTAGCCTTTGCAAGAATCATTGGAAACGTTTTTGATAACATCTATTGTAGTATAGCTAATTTGGAAGAACGTAATAGCATGTTTAAATCACCTAAACACTATTAaacaaagttattattatttttttgacaaaaaaaaataaacagtcCAAAAATTCTGCTAAATCATCAGAAACGTATACAAACCTCAGTAAAATAAATGGGACAAAACCCAATCACATATAGATACCGAAACCACCCGCACATAATCATTACTCACATCTCTCAGAAATATGCCTTTAATCGaaaatcaaactctcaccaTTTGGTAAAAAATTCTATCGGtgacccgtataccaatagaccaaatATAGACCATTTGGTCATCGGCAACAAAGTCATTATTCAGTGAGCAATTTTCATTGTTATGATGCTTTTGTCTGACTACGCTTATATTAAAATGATTGGTGCTGGAAAtagaacaaaggaaaaaaaaattatcatgatgGAACAAACAACAGAGCAATAGCAAAAAGTTTTCAAATCAAATAGATAAAACTCTATTCCTCATCAGATTCAGAACCATCATCCTCACTAGCAGTGGCTGAACCATCTCTCCCCTTGGCCTTACCATTAACCACCACCACCTTGCCCTTGTTattgttcttcttattcttgTCATCCTCTTCATCCTCACTGTATTCACTCTCATAGTCTTCATCATaatcctcttcttcctcttcatcctcttcCTCCACACGCTCCTCTGTAACAGGCCCTTCTTCGGCTGCATGGGCTCCTCTGGTCCCGGCCCTGCTCCTTTTCAACACCTTCAGTTTCAAGTTGGTCTTCTTGTCACACCCTATCCACGCGTCACACAAGCAGTAGGAGCAGAGGTTGTAACTCCCCTCGGCAGGGGCCTGAAACTTGCCCATCACCAACCGAGAACCAGCTTTCACCTTCTCCACTGCTTCTCTCACAGCATTCCCTATCTCTTTCAAGCTCGCCCCCAGACCTTCTTTTGTCTCCTGGATTGCTTTCGACGCTGCTGTGATTGCTGCTGGTTCATCCATGAAGCTCACCTTCTGTGACAGCCACACATCATTAGAGGCAGGGTCGGCAAGGAACAACCACAGGTTCTCTTCCTTGGGGAAGGGATAGTAGGGGGTGTGGGGAAGGGCgcccacaagaccattgccacgCTTGAGGGTAACCCAGGCATACATTGTCACTATGTCACCCTCTTGGATGCCTTCTTCCCCTTCGGTTTCACACGTGATGTCTACCGTGATGGACGGGATCATGGCAAGCACGAGCTCCACATCATGTGCTTCAGCAGCCGAAAGACCAGCAGTCTGGGTCAGAAGCTCAGCCCGATCCTCAGGGCTCATGTCTCGCAGCTCTTGAAATGAGCGAACTTTCTGCAAGCATAGATGCAAATATTATCTATTTACACAACCACTCAACAATCAATCCAGTAATTACTGAAGATAATAATGTTAACCCCCTGGCCTCTATGGAGCAGCAGGTTATGAAATTTTCCTTTGCCAAGAAAAGGATATGATATGAGTTCATCATATTATTGACATATCTGATTACCTTGCGAGCAATCTTTTTGAGAATAGTCTCACTGAAATGGGGAAGTTGCAGAAACGGAGCAATGCCTTCTGGATTTCCTCCAGTTGCTTTTCTCGCGCTTAGAGGGACTGCCTGCAGAAAGAATATCCAGCCTAGTGAAGCAAATTCGTATGCGTGAAGAAGCATCAGACAAAGATGCCAAAGAGATcttaaagaagaaaatacatGCAGTACTCAAAAGAGATCTTAAACTACATTATGCTCAATtacgcaaaaaaaaaaaaagaaagaggaaaGACAGTGAGCATATAAGTCAACTGCATCACCCTGCAGTTTTCCTTGGACCCAGAAAATATGGGCAAATCACACTCACTACCTTGCTTAAACAAATCAAAGGCACTCTCAGCAACTGGAATTTATAAAACAACCACATTGACATACTATTGAAACCTCACTAATCACATTCTTTTGTTCTCCCTAGACAATCTGCCGAAGCTACACTAGGCATCAAATGACACTTTTAGGACCAGTCACCACAATATCTAATTACCATGAAAGTTCATATTCTAGttaaaattgtataaatattgtGATAGGACATTGAATGGCAACCGTGTAAAATGATGAATGCGTAATTGAACGCGTGCCATGAACTTCTTCATAATTAAATGATTGAATAACTCTTAGAAAACTTTAACATGTATGCAGTATTAAAAAGTACTCAATGGAAATATAAACcagaaaataacaaatgaagCACCTGGATAATACACTGAGAGAGCTCAACCACCCCAATTGCAGGCCTTAGCCATCCATACCCATGAGGATTACGTGGTAATACAGCTATCTGCAGAGAAATAACTATGCATTATTATGCAGCCCAGTGAAATCTAATGCAAACTAGTGTCCACATAAGTACAAAAATAGAAGCACTCTTCACCCAAATAAGCATGGAAAGAAACAATAGCcaaagaaaaaaccaaatttacATTTGGTTTCATTACCATTCTCCTTGTTATGACTGCTAATATTTCAAACTGAGAACCAAACCACAAAGGTTAAGTCTTATATAAGATTTGGAAAACTGATTCAATTCAATGCCAGGTATAAGTATTGCTATCAGcagacaataaaaataacataataatcatCAATATGGATCTCAAGCTTAAGTTTCAACAAGCTAAAAGCCCGTAGAAGCTACCATCAATATGGATCAGCAATACTAACTTGTGCCATGTATTAACATTTTTACTCATGACAAGCCTCACAAATTTTTAACAAAGCAAAACATTTTAcaaaattagaaacaaaaaagcCAAAGTCACTCTGTTCCGCATGCAATAACCCATAAATTACCTTCAACAGCTCTTCAAGAAGGCGGGGTGCAAGTTCTAGCATACGCCTGAAATCACTCATTAGAGCAGGAGAAAGGGCAGCTGATTCACGAGTTAAATGGGCCTGAATCAATAATTCCATCTGAAATTCACATGTAAAAGATGTAAGGGCGAGCTTAAGTAGAAATAgcagaaaaccaagtaaaattgTCAAAAATGAGATAAGAGTATTATGAATGGACAACCTTAACCAAAGATGGATGTTGCTTCCAAAACTTTGCTTGTTCTGTCTTAATATTTTTAAGGTCCAGATTCAACTCGCTTCGGACAGCAAAAAACAGCTTCTGAAGGGGTTCATCGTCGCTTCTACGAACTGGCATTTCCATGTATTCCGCAGCCTTAATGAAGACGTCCATAACCTTGCTGtatcattaaaatttataaggtAGATTGCCTAAtagaacaaatacaaatacCATACTGGTGAATTAAGATTCACATTATTATTCACAAAGTACCAGTGCAAGTATAGCATGTGGGTATATCTATTGCTCCtcataaatcaaaatgaaaactaaGAAAGCAAATATGCTAATAAACCTAAAGGAAATGAATACTTGTCCTCATTGAGCATCTATAACACAGCATCACTTCAATAACTATTACTAGAATATATTCCAAActaatataagaaataaaagaaatacactACAAACAACcatccaagaaaaaaaagcacTCTTTCTAAGGAATAAGTGAATTCTAAGCATTAAAGTTTGTTGAGCCATGTCATGTACCTTGGAGCTAATGAAGGTTTCATAAAATAATAGTAGGTGGATAAAGTTTGATGCATGACATAATTCCCGGTATACTTTGATGACCTTGAGAGATATATAACAGCAATCATCAATGGCAATAGAATGCAAACTCCAACTATCCCGAGCAGAAGCACCCCACCAGATGCTCCATCAATATTCAGTAAAAACTGAGGTAAAGCGATTCCCATTTGAAGTCCCTAACGAAGACCAAGTGAAAGCATGCCTTCAGTTTCCACCAATGAATTCAACCCACAATTAAGTAGGATAGAGGAGATGGTGGCATAAGTTTTCAGATTAAGTAATAAAGGCATGACTAATTAAAGTTTTG
It includes:
- the LOC120263492 gene encoding probable polygalacturonase isoform X2, producing the protein MPFSGDHRSSAQILKRSALCSGLLLVVILLAMTQWVAAENSRCKQMKPSADRPHSVSITDFGAVGDGVTLNTKAFQNALFYLHSFADKGGAQLFVPSGRWLTGSFSLISHLTLSLDKDAVIIGSTDSSEWPIIDPLPSYGRGRELPGGRHQSLIYGNNLTDVIITGGNGTIDGQGGVWWDWFKNKTLNYTRPHLVEFMYSTEVVISNITFVNSPFWAIHPVYCSQVLVQDVTILAPLDSPNTDGIDPDSSSNVCIEDCYISTGDDLIVIKSGWDEYGISFAHPSSNISIHRVVGETGSGAGIAFGSEMSGGISEVKAEGIHLFNSKHGIRIKTSPGRGGYVRNIFISDVTMKDVDIAIRISGNYGEHPGETYDPKVLPIINGITIQDVSGVNISKAGLLEGIRGDNFSDICLTNVVLNVTSHHPWKCSFIEGYANLVSPESCEPLEKTVPDQSSVCYAPDHLQPQLSNGNRLMNPFLRLSSL
- the LOC120263492 gene encoding probable polygalacturonase isoform X1; amino-acid sequence: MVESTGSLLLILGFPLMFLVCVSYSAFEQCSGLLLVVILLAMTQWVAAENSRCKQMKPSADRPHSVSITDFGAVGDGVTLNTKAFQNALFYLHSFADKGGAQLFVPSGRWLTGSFSLISHLTLSLDKDAVIIGSTDSSEWPIIDPLPSYGRGRELPGGRHQSLIYGNNLTDVIITGGNGTIDGQGGVWWDWFKNKTLNYTRPHLVEFMYSTEVVISNITFVNSPFWAIHPVYCSQVLVQDVTILAPLDSPNTDGIDPDSSSNVCIEDCYISTGDDLIVIKSGWDEYGISFAHPSSNISIHRVVGETGSGAGIAFGSEMSGGISEVKAEGIHLFNSKHGIRIKTSPGRGGYVRNIFISDVTMKDVDIAIRISGNYGEHPGETYDPKVLPIINGITIQDVSGVNISKAGLLEGIRGDNFSDICLTNVVLNVTSHHPWKCSFIEGYANLVSPESCEPLEKTVPDQSSVCYAPDHLQPQLSNGNRLMNPFLRLSSL
- the LOC120262885 gene encoding probable transcription factor At5g28040, which produces MASADDLGHGAFFDSCADDDSDSDDESFGPPPPPPSLVAAPTNPNPDGDLPTLSSDHQQGPLSDIDAFPSNALVASSFDDSRRLFQRLFSDEDEITILKGFREFVSQRGTTHASYQYDTGPFYDQIKEKLNLEFSKNQLVEKLRRLKKKYRTAVARIAAGRSSSFKSPHDREAFEISSQIWSPTFKRPRDQRAEAETNKVRIIDSKTLKANPIYATADVDHHREQKPIKSRGRPRDQSEPVEVAVVEGLPTPSMGNYNHGMGETVRSCVTPLFKELLNCVILGPSMAGGLIGGSPALSPCTPTSSLGGMDDKWRKQQIMELEVYAKEDGSCEGTD
- the LOC120263483 gene encoding dnaJ protein ERDJ2, which codes for MAASEENSALFPIFILTVMALPLVPYTIVKLCRAASRKAKIIHCQCSECSRSGKYRKSIFKRISNFLTCSNMTLLLLWVIMGILVYYIKHINREIQPFEPFNILGLESGASDSEIKKAYRKLSILYHPDKNPDPEAHKYFVEFISKAYQALTDPVSRENYEKYGHPDGRQGLQMGIALPQFLLNIDGASGGVLLLGIVGVCILLPLMIAVIYLSRSSKYTGNYVMHQTLSTYYYFMKPSLAPSKVMDVFIKAAEYMEMPVRRSDDEPLQKLFFAVRSELNLDLKNIKTEQAKFWKQHPSLVKMELLIQAHLTRESAALSPALMSDFRRMLELAPRLLEELLKIAVLPRNPHGYGWLRPAIGVVELSQCIIQAVPLSARKATGGNPEGIAPFLQLPHFSETILKKIARKKVRSFQELRDMSPEDRAELLTQTAGLSAAEAHDVELVLAMIPSITVDITCETEGEEGIQEGDIVTMYAWVTLKRGNGLVGALPHTPYYPFPKEENLWLFLADPASNDVWLSQKVSFMDEPAAITAASKAIQETKEGLGASLKEIGNAVREAVEKVKAGSRLVMGKFQAPAEGSYNLCSYCLCDAWIGCDKKTNLKLKVLKRSRAGTRGAHAAEEGPVTEERVEEEDEEEEEDYDEDYESEYSEDEEDDKNKKNNNKGKVVVVNGKAKGRDGSATASEDDGSESDEE